A window of Corallococcus macrosporus DSM 14697 contains these coding sequences:
- the hslV gene encoding ATP-dependent protease subunit HslV, with translation MFHGTTILCVRRDGKVAIASDGQVSLEKTVMKNTAKKVRRLGEGQVLAGFAGSTADAFTLFERFEAKLKEHQKNMARACVELGKDWRTDRFLRRLEALLIVADKEKTFILSGAGDVIEPDYGIAAVGSGGPYAFAAARALMAHTQLSARDVVHQSLTIAGEIDIYTNANISIEEL, from the coding sequence ATGTTCCACGGCACCACCATCCTCTGCGTGCGACGCGACGGAAAGGTCGCCATCGCCAGCGACGGCCAGGTCTCCCTCGAAAAGACCGTGATGAAGAACACGGCGAAGAAGGTCCGCCGCCTGGGTGAAGGCCAGGTGCTCGCCGGCTTCGCTGGCAGCACCGCGGACGCCTTCACCCTCTTCGAGCGCTTCGAGGCCAAGCTCAAGGAGCACCAGAAGAACATGGCCCGCGCCTGCGTGGAGCTGGGCAAGGACTGGCGCACCGACCGCTTCCTCCGCCGCCTGGAGGCGCTCCTCATCGTCGCGGACAAGGAGAAGACCTTCATCCTCTCCGGCGCCGGCGACGTCATCGAGCCCGACTACGGCATCGCCGCCGTGGGCAGCGGCGGCCCCTACGCCTTCGCCGCGGCGCGCGCCCTCATGGCGCACACCCAGCTCTCCGCTCGCGACGTGGTCCATCAGTCGCTCACCATCGCGGGCGAAATCGACATCTACACCAACGCCAACATCTCCATCGAAGAGCTCTAG
- the hslU gene encoding ATP-dependent protease ATPase subunit HslU, giving the protein MAETRKLSAFTPREVVSELDRYIVGQNAAKRAVAIALRNRWRRQQVNDDLRDEIHPKNIIMIGPTGVGKTEIARRLAKLAQAPFVKVEASKFTEVGYVGRDVESMIRDLVEAAIVLVREEETEKVSTRAEEQAEDRLMELIQGGGTKSSSATPPFGFAPPPPPPAQRLSDSAREKLRAQLRAGTLDDVEVEVETAESSPTFMRNFSGQGMEEIGVNLQDLFKNMPGMNKTRRRRVRVPEAFQLLRKEEAAKLVDPDRVQREAVVRAETSGIIFIDEIDKIASREGGGKGGGGPDVSREGVQRDILPIVEGSSVNTKYGVVKTDHMLFIAAGAFHVSKPSDLIPELQGRFPIRVELEPLTGEDLVRILREPKNSLLRQYTALLSTEGVRLSFTDDAVTELARIAQQANERTANIGARRLHTILERLLDEVSFSASEMGPRDFQVDAAYVRERLSAIVQDEDLSRYIL; this is encoded by the coding sequence GTGGCCGAAACGCGCAAGTTGTCCGCCTTCACGCCTCGCGAGGTCGTCAGCGAGCTGGACCGTTACATCGTGGGCCAGAACGCCGCCAAGCGCGCCGTCGCCATCGCCCTGCGTAACCGCTGGCGCCGCCAGCAGGTCAACGACGACCTGCGTGACGAAATCCACCCGAAGAACATCATCATGATCGGCCCCACCGGCGTGGGGAAGACGGAGATCGCCCGCCGGCTGGCGAAGCTGGCCCAGGCGCCCTTCGTCAAGGTGGAGGCCTCCAAGTTCACCGAGGTCGGCTACGTCGGCCGCGACGTCGAGTCCATGATTCGCGACCTCGTCGAGGCCGCCATCGTCTTGGTCCGCGAAGAGGAGACCGAGAAGGTCTCCACCCGCGCCGAGGAGCAGGCCGAGGACCGCCTCATGGAGCTGATCCAGGGCGGCGGTACGAAGTCCTCCTCCGCCACGCCGCCGTTCGGCTTCGCCCCGCCGCCGCCGCCCCCGGCCCAGCGTCTGAGCGATTCGGCGCGCGAGAAGCTCCGCGCCCAGCTCCGCGCCGGCACCCTGGATGACGTCGAGGTCGAGGTGGAGACGGCGGAGTCCTCGCCCACCTTCATGCGCAACTTCTCCGGCCAGGGCATGGAGGAGATTGGCGTCAACCTCCAGGACCTCTTCAAGAACATGCCGGGCATGAACAAGACGCGCCGCCGCCGCGTGCGCGTGCCCGAGGCCTTCCAGCTCCTGCGCAAGGAAGAGGCCGCCAAGCTGGTGGACCCCGACCGCGTCCAGCGAGAGGCCGTGGTCCGCGCGGAGACGAGCGGCATCATCTTCATCGACGAAATCGACAAGATCGCCAGCCGCGAGGGCGGCGGGAAGGGCGGAGGCGGCCCGGACGTGTCCCGGGAGGGCGTCCAGCGGGACATCCTCCCCATCGTCGAGGGCTCGTCCGTCAACACCAAGTACGGCGTGGTGAAGACGGACCACATGCTCTTCATCGCCGCCGGCGCCTTCCACGTCTCCAAGCCCAGCGACTTGATTCCCGAGCTCCAGGGCCGCTTCCCCATCCGCGTGGAGCTGGAGCCCCTCACCGGCGAGGACCTGGTGCGGATCCTCCGGGAGCCGAAGAATTCACTCCTGCGACAGTACACGGCGCTGCTCAGCACCGAAGGTGTGCGCCTGTCCTTCACCGACGACGCGGTGACGGAGCTGGCGCGTATCGCCCAGCAGGCCAACGAGCGCACGGCGAACATCGGCGCCCGGCGGCTGCACACCATCCTGGAGCGACTGCTGGACGAGGTGTCCTTCTCGGCCAGTGAGATGGGGCCCCGGGATTTCCAGGTGGACGCTGCTTACGTGCGTGAGCGCCTGTCCGCCATCGTCCAGGACGAGGACCTGTCGCGCTACATCCTCTAG
- a CDS encoding acetylornithine transaminase has product MTALSQSELSPSASSDAPTDALVQKAKRHLLQNYKQPPFVLARGQGARVWDTDGREYLDLIGGIATCALGHCHPDVVAAAKAQLDSLWHVSNAFYSQPQIDLAAQLTEWSGLERAFFCNSGAEANEALLKLTRKVMKDRGTPERFEVITFDSSFHGRTLATVTATGQTKYQKGFEPLPAGFTHVPYGDLEAVRKAVGPATAAILVEPIQGEGGVRVAPQGFLAGLRALCDAHGLLLLVDEVQTGMGRTGKPFGFMHEGILPDGISVAKALGNGLPIGAMLCKDALGASLTPGTHGSTFGGNPVAASAANAVLRILRRPGFLDEVQEKGAYLLAKARELQGRLPAGRIQAVRGQGLLLGVELDREVAPVIAQLRGEGLLVNAAGERTLRFAPPFIVTVSELDQGLSILERVLASN; this is encoded by the coding sequence ATGACTGCCTTGTCGCAATCCGAGTTGTCCCCCTCCGCATCGTCCGACGCACCCACTGACGCCCTGGTCCAGAAGGCGAAGCGCCACCTGCTGCAGAACTACAAGCAGCCGCCCTTCGTGCTGGCCCGGGGGCAGGGGGCCCGCGTCTGGGACACGGATGGGCGCGAGTACCTGGACCTGATTGGCGGCATCGCCACGTGCGCGCTGGGCCATTGCCACCCGGACGTGGTGGCCGCCGCGAAGGCGCAGCTCGACTCGCTGTGGCACGTCTCCAACGCCTTCTACTCGCAGCCCCAGATTGACCTGGCCGCGCAGCTCACGGAGTGGTCCGGGCTGGAGCGCGCGTTCTTCTGCAACTCGGGCGCGGAGGCGAACGAGGCGCTGCTCAAGCTGACGCGCAAGGTGATGAAGGACCGCGGCACGCCGGAGCGCTTCGAGGTCATCACCTTCGACAGCAGCTTCCACGGCCGCACCCTGGCCACCGTGACGGCGACGGGCCAGACGAAGTACCAGAAGGGCTTCGAGCCGCTGCCCGCCGGCTTCACCCACGTGCCCTACGGCGACCTCGAAGCGGTGCGAAAGGCCGTGGGCCCGGCGACCGCCGCCATCCTCGTGGAGCCCATCCAGGGCGAGGGTGGGGTGCGCGTGGCGCCCCAGGGCTTCCTCGCCGGGCTGCGCGCGCTGTGTGACGCGCACGGCCTGCTGCTGCTGGTGGACGAGGTGCAGACGGGCATGGGCCGCACCGGCAAGCCCTTCGGCTTCATGCACGAAGGCATCCTCCCGGACGGCATCAGCGTGGCCAAGGCGCTGGGCAACGGCCTGCCCATTGGCGCCATGCTCTGCAAGGACGCGCTGGGCGCCAGCCTCACGCCGGGCACGCACGGCTCCACCTTCGGTGGCAACCCGGTCGCCGCGTCCGCCGCCAACGCCGTGCTGCGCATCCTCCGCCGCCCCGGCTTCCTGGACGAGGTCCAGGAGAAGGGCGCGTACCTCCTCGCGAAGGCCCGCGAGCTCCAGGGCCGGCTGCCCGCGGGCCGCATCCAGGCCGTGCGCGGACAGGGGCTGCTGCTGGGCGTGGAGCTGGACCGTGAAGTGGCGCCCGTCATCGCGCAGCTCCGCGGCGAGGGGCTGCTGGTGAACGCCGCGGGTGAGCGCACGCTGCGCTTCGCGCCGCCCTTCATCGTCACCGTGAGCGAGCTGGACCAGGGCCTGTCCATCCTCGAGCGCGTGCTCGCCAGCAACTGA
- a CDS encoding J domain-containing protein — protein sequence MSAPNTIIGLGALTDHLATVPHLDASRLQLTAEEGAVLQLVGRVERIDQVLARSRLGEPRTIAVLLALRAKGAIVPARVVPRGAPAPVVDAALAEDVDLEPERKREIIELERSLDAMDHFAVLGLKPGAPASEVKQAYYNASRRFHPDRYFGKNLGSFRARMERIFRRLTDAHNVLMQPDKREAYLRANPALAQAERAAAPPPAPPPPPAQPLLTPEPPPVHHASPPRPAPVTPSAASMPPLSPSPGASAAASIPPASRPLSPPPMASAASTIPPPSRPLSPPPGDDDASEARRAERQARLARHPYLARTGRLAELIARGKAAIAKGDWERAYHDFHQVQTLDPKNREVAMLLVKARRGHDAQRATIEVSRGRELERHGDTQAAMAAYRLACSLDDQNAEAAWRAARLGHLLGQDAAEIRVLAQRAVELDENKAEYHLTLGKVLLDVGSKKLAKRAFEDAAKLAPDNAEAKASLKKLRWTF from the coding sequence GTGAGTGCGCCAAACACGATCATCGGGCTGGGGGCCCTGACGGATCACCTCGCCACGGTGCCCCACCTGGACGCCTCCCGCCTCCAGCTCACCGCGGAAGAGGGCGCGGTGCTCCAGCTCGTGGGGCGCGTGGAGCGCATCGACCAGGTGCTGGCGCGCTCCAGGCTGGGCGAGCCGCGCACCATCGCCGTGCTGCTCGCGCTGCGCGCCAAGGGCGCCATCGTCCCGGCGCGGGTGGTGCCCCGGGGCGCGCCCGCGCCCGTGGTGGACGCGGCCCTGGCCGAGGACGTGGACCTGGAGCCGGAGCGGAAGCGGGAGATCATCGAGCTGGAGCGCTCGCTCGATGCGATGGACCACTTCGCCGTGCTGGGGTTGAAGCCCGGGGCGCCCGCGTCGGAGGTGAAGCAGGCGTATTACAACGCCTCGCGTCGCTTCCATCCGGACCGCTACTTCGGGAAGAACCTGGGCAGCTTCCGGGCCCGCATGGAGCGAATCTTCCGGCGCCTCACGGACGCGCACAACGTGCTCATGCAGCCGGACAAGCGCGAGGCCTACCTCCGGGCGAACCCGGCGCTGGCCCAGGCGGAACGGGCCGCCGCGCCGCCGCCCGCGCCGCCGCCGCCGCCCGCGCAGCCGCTGCTGACGCCGGAGCCTCCGCCCGTCCACCACGCCTCACCGCCGCGCCCGGCGCCGGTGACCCCCAGCGCCGCCTCCATGCCTCCGCTGTCGCCCTCGCCGGGGGCCAGCGCGGCCGCGTCCATTCCTCCGGCCTCGCGCCCGCTGTCGCCTCCGCCGATGGCCAGCGCGGCCTCCACCATTCCTCCGCCGTCGCGTCCGCTGTCGCCACCGCCAGGGGATGACGACGCGTCCGAGGCCCGCCGCGCGGAGCGGCAGGCCCGGCTGGCCCGGCACCCCTACCTGGCCCGCACGGGGCGGCTCGCGGAGCTGATTGCCCGGGGCAAGGCCGCCATCGCCAAGGGCGACTGGGAGCGGGCCTACCACGACTTCCATCAGGTCCAGACGCTGGACCCGAAGAACCGCGAAGTCGCCATGCTCCTGGTCAAGGCGCGACGGGGGCATGACGCGCAGCGGGCGACCATCGAGGTGTCCCGGGGCCGCGAGCTGGAGCGCCATGGCGACACCCAGGCGGCCATGGCGGCCTACCGGCTCGCCTGCTCGCTGGACGACCAGAACGCCGAGGCCGCCTGGCGCGCCGCCCGCCTGGGCCACCTGCTGGGGCAGGATGCGGCCGAAATCCGGGTGCTGGCGCAACGCGCCGTGGAGCTGGACGAGAACAAGGCGGAGTACCACCTGACGTTGGGAAAGGTGCTGTTGGACGTCGGATCGAAGAAACTCGCCAAGCGGGCCTTCGAGGACGCGGCGAAGCTGGCCCCGGACAACGCGGAAGCAAAGGCGTCGCTCAAGAAGCTGCGCTGGACGTTCTAG
- the dnaK gene encoding molecular chaperone DnaK, producing the protein MAEPEPLIGIDLGTTNSIVATVQDGQPIVIKNRTGQTLTPSVVAMAKNGKRLVGGIAKRQAITNPQETVYAAKRLIGRKFSSHEVQDALRALPYEVVAGQHDDLRIRMGGKDLSVPEISAMILQELKADAEAHFGRPVTKAVVTVPAYFNDAQRQATKDAGRIAGLDVLRIINEPTAAALAYGFGRTVNGRVAVLDLGGGTFDVSVLEISQGVFDVVGTGGDTYLGGEDWDNRIIEWLVFGFAKEHGIDLRKDRMALQRLKDAAEKAKVELSSVKEAALNLPFICTPPGGGAALHLQATLTRDKLDDLTADLAERVVGLTTEVLGEAGVRASELKEVILVGGMSRMPKIVEAVRGYFRREPCKGVHPDEVVALGAAIQAHALVQPEHELLLLDVTPQSLGVAIAGGSVRRLIPRNTTVPTSATEVFATSKDLQRVVKIMVLQGEHDLAHQNELLGEFVLTGLREAPRGQVEIDVTFDINAEGIVSVHAKDRETGLRQSITVTASSGLTEEELKRIMDEQRGYLLAARASEELKTRRVELDSLARDVVDALTRARLLPGGGGLAADVMPRAEQMLEHARAVRAGEDVAALGRACELLAGCLAQLKGSASSGTGR; encoded by the coding sequence ATGGCTGAGCCCGAACCCCTCATTGGCATCGACCTGGGAACGACGAACAGCATCGTCGCCACCGTCCAGGACGGCCAGCCCATCGTCATCAAGAACCGCACGGGCCAGACGCTGACGCCGTCCGTCGTGGCCATGGCGAAGAATGGCAAGCGGCTGGTGGGCGGCATCGCCAAGCGCCAGGCCATCACCAACCCGCAGGAGACGGTGTACGCCGCCAAGCGGCTCATCGGCCGGAAGTTCTCCTCGCACGAGGTGCAGGACGCGCTGCGCGCGCTGCCCTACGAGGTCGTCGCCGGGCAGCACGACGACCTGCGCATCCGCATGGGCGGCAAGGACCTGTCCGTCCCCGAAATCAGCGCCATGATCCTCCAGGAGCTGAAGGCGGACGCGGAGGCGCACTTCGGCCGTCCCGTCACCAAGGCCGTCGTCACGGTGCCGGCCTACTTCAACGACGCCCAGCGCCAGGCCACCAAGGACGCCGGCCGCATCGCCGGGCTGGACGTGCTGCGCATCATCAACGAGCCCACCGCGGCGGCGCTGGCCTACGGCTTCGGCCGCACGGTGAACGGGCGCGTGGCCGTGCTGGACCTGGGCGGCGGCACCTTCGACGTGTCCGTGCTCGAAATCTCCCAGGGCGTCTTCGACGTGGTGGGCACCGGCGGTGACACCTACCTGGGCGGCGAGGACTGGGACAACCGCATCATCGAGTGGCTCGTCTTCGGCTTCGCGAAGGAGCACGGCATCGACCTGCGCAAGGACCGCATGGCGTTGCAGCGGCTCAAGGACGCGGCGGAGAAGGCGAAGGTGGAGCTGTCCAGCGTGAAGGAGGCGGCCCTCAACCTGCCCTTCATCTGCACGCCGCCCGGCGGCGGGGCGGCGCTCCACCTGCAAGCCACGCTGACCCGCGACAAGCTGGACGACCTCACGGCCGACCTGGCGGAGCGGGTGGTGGGGCTCACCACGGAGGTGCTGGGCGAGGCGGGCGTGCGCGCCTCCGAGCTCAAGGAAGTCATCCTCGTGGGCGGCATGTCGCGCATGCCGAAGATCGTGGAGGCCGTGCGCGGCTACTTCCGCCGGGAGCCCTGCAAGGGCGTCCACCCGGACGAGGTCGTGGCGCTGGGCGCGGCCATCCAGGCCCACGCGCTGGTGCAGCCGGAGCACGAGCTGCTGCTGCTGGACGTGACGCCGCAGAGCCTGGGCGTGGCCATCGCGGGGGGCTCGGTGCGGCGCCTCATCCCGAGGAACACCACCGTGCCCACGTCCGCCACCGAGGTCTTCGCCACGTCGAAGGACCTCCAGCGCGTGGTGAAGATCATGGTGCTCCAGGGCGAGCACGACCTGGCGCACCAGAACGAGCTGCTGGGCGAGTTCGTCCTCACCGGCCTGCGGGAGGCGCCCCGGGGGCAGGTGGAGATCGACGTCACCTTCGACATCAACGCGGAGGGCATCGTCTCCGTGCACGCGAAGGACCGGGAGACGGGGCTGCGCCAGTCCATCACCGTCACCGCGTCCAGCGGCCTCACGGAGGAGGAGCTCAAGCGCATCATGGACGAGCAGCGCGGGTACCTCCTGGCCGCGCGGGCCTCCGAGGAGCTGAAGACGCGGCGCGTGGAGCTGGACTCGCTGGCGCGCGACGTGGTGGACGCCCTGACGCGGGCGCGGCTGCTCCCAGGCGGCGGCGGCCTGGCGGCGGACGTGATGCCTCGCGCGGAGCAGATGCTGGAGCACGCGCGCGCCGTCCGCGCGGGCGAGGACGTGGCGGCGCTGGGACGCGCCTGTGAGCTGCTGGCCGGGTGCCTGGCGCAGCTCAAGGGCTCGGCATCCAGCGGGACGGGGCGGTAG
- a CDS encoding FAS1-like dehydratase domain-containing protein, giving the protein MALDKQFIGREYGPYRYTLGEEKMREFTLAVGGAKPGAGTPGEPPAHVSPLLHDARAAQAGPHGGLIAFPSFAVVFAIRPFSAALADPALNINLRMVVHGEQDLEFLDVMRPGDVMTTTGRIADLYERARMGFVIVTSESRNQHGALVVKGTWSAIIRG; this is encoded by the coding sequence ATGGCCCTCGACAAGCAATTCATCGGCCGTGAGTACGGCCCGTACCGCTACACCCTTGGCGAAGAGAAGATGCGCGAGTTCACGCTCGCCGTCGGCGGCGCGAAGCCGGGCGCCGGCACGCCGGGTGAGCCCCCCGCGCACGTCAGCCCGCTGCTCCACGACGCGCGGGCCGCCCAGGCGGGGCCGCACGGGGGCCTCATCGCCTTCCCCAGCTTCGCCGTCGTCTTCGCCATCCGGCCCTTCAGCGCCGCCCTCGCGGACCCCGCGCTGAACATCAACCTGCGGATGGTGGTGCACGGCGAACAGGACCTGGAGTTCCTGGACGTCATGCGCCCTGGCGACGTGATGACGACGACGGGCCGCATCGCGGACCTCTACGAGCGCGCCCGCATGGGCTTCGTTATCGTCACCAGCGAGTCGCGCAACCAGCACGGCGCCCTGGTGGTGAAGGGGACCTGGTCCGCCATCATCCGCGGCTAG
- a CDS encoding MaoC/PaaZ C-terminal domain-containing protein, whose amino-acid sequence MPRNYQPGDTFTHVRECDRYRPIYYAGASGDYNPIHIDPEAGTAAGLNGNILQGLCTLGWVVEAIAGFVEDPGRVRRVKARFSRPVRPEDTITFQGRVTAVQDGRLTAEVSATNQRGEDVLKGAVVEAFIG is encoded by the coding sequence ATGCCACGCAACTACCAGCCAGGCGACACGTTCACGCACGTCCGCGAGTGCGACCGGTACCGGCCGATTTACTACGCGGGCGCTTCAGGGGACTACAACCCCATCCACATCGACCCGGAGGCGGGCACCGCCGCCGGGCTCAACGGCAACATCCTCCAGGGCCTGTGCACCCTGGGGTGGGTGGTGGAGGCCATCGCCGGCTTCGTGGAGGACCCGGGCCGGGTCCGTCGCGTGAAGGCGCGCTTCTCCCGCCCGGTGCGGCCCGAGGACACGATTACGTTCCAGGGCCGCGTCACCGCCGTCCAGGACGGCCGGCTCACCGCGGAAGTGTCCGCCACCAACCAGCGCGGCGAGGACGTCCTCAAGGGCGCCGTCGTCGAAGCCTTCATCGGGTGA